In the genome of Ensifer adhaerens, one region contains:
- a CDS encoding flagellum-specific ATP synthase translates to MEGAGDRSAASRLETLSRVVARYAPAEQLSAPGGRVKTIAAGHYTVTGLSRHVRLGDFVGHTTPTGVHLGEVVRVEPEAVFVCPIEPGEPIGIGDVVLRKGAFRLAPDPSWCGRTINALGDPIDGLGPLVQGPDRRPISANAPPSMLRSRVEKGFKTGVKAIDIFSPLCLGQRLGIFAGSGVGKSTLLSMLARADSFDRVVIALVGERGREVREFIEDTLGDNLRKSVAIVATSDESPMLRKMAPLSAITIAEQFRDNGDNVLLIVDSVTRFAHAIREVAVASGEPPVARGYPASVFTELPRLLERAGPGEEGKGTITAIISILVDGDNHNDPIADSTRGILDGHIVMERSLAEEGRYPPINPLASISRLARKAWTPDEEKLVSRLKSLIHKYEETSDLRLIGGYRAGSDPEVDMAVRQVPVIYEMLKQSPGDRPSADAFADLAGALRNASMPQAQPANVRRN, encoded by the coding sequence ATGGAAGGTGCCGGCGACCGCAGCGCTGCATCACGGCTGGAGACGCTGTCGCGCGTCGTCGCCCGTTACGCGCCTGCCGAGCAGCTTTCGGCGCCGGGCGGCCGGGTCAAGACGATCGCCGCCGGCCATTACACCGTCACGGGTCTTTCCAGGCACGTCCGCCTCGGCGATTTCGTCGGCCACACAACGCCGACCGGCGTGCATCTGGGCGAAGTGGTCCGGGTCGAGCCCGAGGCCGTCTTCGTCTGCCCGATCGAACCGGGCGAGCCGATCGGCATCGGCGACGTCGTCTTGCGCAAGGGCGCCTTCCGCCTCGCTCCCGATCCGAGCTGGTGCGGCCGCACAATCAATGCCCTGGGCGATCCGATAGACGGCCTGGGCCCGCTGGTGCAGGGTCCCGACCGGCGACCGATTTCGGCAAATGCGCCGCCGTCCATGCTGCGTTCGCGGGTGGAAAAAGGGTTCAAGACCGGCGTCAAGGCGATCGATATCTTTTCGCCGCTTTGCCTTGGCCAGCGTCTGGGCATTTTTGCAGGCTCCGGCGTCGGCAAGTCGACGCTTCTGTCGATGTTGGCCCGCGCCGATTCCTTTGATCGCGTCGTCATCGCGCTGGTCGGCGAACGCGGACGCGAAGTGCGCGAATTCATCGAGGACACGCTGGGAGACAATCTCCGTAAGTCGGTGGCGATCGTGGCAACCAGCGACGAAAGCCCGATGCTGCGCAAGATGGCGCCGCTTTCGGCCATCACGATTGCCGAGCAGTTCCGCGACAATGGCGACAATGTTCTGCTGATTGTCGACAGCGTGACGCGCTTTGCCCATGCCATCCGCGAGGTCGCCGTTGCGTCCGGCGAACCGCCGGTGGCGCGCGGCTATCCGGCATCGGTCTTTACCGAACTCCCGCGACTTCTGGAGCGCGCGGGGCCTGGCGAGGAAGGCAAGGGTACGATCACCGCGATCATCTCCATTCTCGTCGACGGCGACAATCATAACGATCCGATTGCCGACTCGACGCGCGGCATTCTCGACGGTCACATCGTCATGGAGCGCTCACTGGCCGAAGAGGGGCGATATCCGCCCATCAATCCGCTCGCCTCGATATCGCGTCTGGCCCGCAAGGCCTGGACACCGGACGAAGAGAAGCTGGTTTCGCGTCTGAAATCCCTGATCCACAAATACGAGGAAACGAGTGACCTGCGCCTGATCGGCGGCTATCGCGCCGGTTCCGATCCGGAGGTGGACATGGCGGTCCGCCAGGTCCCGGTCATTTATGAAATGCTCAAGCAATCGCCGGGCGACCGTCCTTCAGCGGACGCTTTCGCCGATCTCGCAGGGGCACTGCGCAATGCATCCATGCCACAGGCACAGCCGGCAAACGTGCGAAGGAACTGA
- a CDS encoding flagellar basal-body rod protein FlgF produces METGIYVSLSSQVALEQRLSTLADNVANLNTVGFRATEIKFQDVLQKSAGTEVHYVDPGKEFLSEKNGALTPTGNSLDFAIRGNAYFQVQTPSGPALTRDGRFSLTPSGGLVTVQGYPVLDAGGSPIQIATRGETVALGNDGSIQVDGQRAAVLGLFEANMNNGYQRVGGSAFIPAGGAQAVVDRIDAGVVQGFVEESNANPVQEMTRLIMVQRNFEDVSASMQKNESTLEEAIKSLGSKS; encoded by the coding sequence ATGGAAACCGGCATATACGTGTCACTGTCGTCACAGGTTGCGCTCGAACAGCGCCTGTCGACCCTGGCCGACAACGTGGCAAACCTGAATACGGTGGGCTTCCGCGCAACCGAAATCAAATTTCAGGACGTGCTCCAGAAGAGCGCCGGCACCGAGGTCCATTACGTCGATCCAGGCAAGGAATTCCTGTCCGAGAAGAACGGCGCTTTGACCCCGACCGGCAACTCTCTCGATTTTGCCATCCGCGGCAACGCCTATTTCCAGGTGCAGACGCCGTCTGGGCCGGCGCTCACACGCGATGGGCGTTTTTCCCTGACCCCAAGCGGGGGTCTGGTCACGGTACAGGGCTATCCTGTCCTTGATGCGGGCGGCTCGCCGATCCAGATCGCGACCCGTGGCGAGACGGTGGCACTCGGCAACGACGGTTCTATCCAGGTCGACGGCCAGCGCGCTGCGGTGCTCGGACTTTTCGAAGCCAACATGAACAACGGCTACCAGCGGGTCGGCGGATCCGCCTTTATCCCCGCCGGCGGTGCGCAGGCGGTGGTCGACCGCATCGATGCGGGCGTGGTCCAGGGTTTCGTCGAGGAATCCAATGCCAATCCGGTGCAGGAAATGACCCGCCTCATCATGGTTCAGCGCAATTTCGAGGACGTCTCCGCCTCGATGCAGAAGAACGAAAGCACGCTGGAAGAAGCCATCAAAAGCCTTGGATCGAAATCATGA
- a CDS encoding chemotaxis protein MotA — protein sequence MNMIIGLLVTFGCVFGGYMAAGGHFGVLVQPYELLEIIGAAVGGFIIANPMKVIKDTGKALGEALGNKVPKERHYLDMLGVLYALMRDLRTKSRNEIEAHIDNPEESSIFQAAPTVLANHELTAFICDYVRLIIIGNARSHEIEALMDEEINTIEHDKLKPHNALNGMGDAMPAIGIVAAVLGIIHTMGAISEPPEVLGELIAAALVGTFAGILISYCILQPISASVKVVREKQNRLYVIVKQTLLAYMNGSVPQVALEYGRKTISAKERPSIDAVEQEMMNPGGGGDAKAA from the coding sequence ATGAACATGATCATCGGCCTGCTGGTGACCTTCGGCTGCGTGTTCGGCGGCTACATGGCTGCAGGCGGGCATTTCGGCGTTCTTGTCCAGCCGTACGAACTTCTGGAAATCATCGGGGCCGCCGTGGGCGGCTTCATTATCGCCAACCCGATGAAGGTCATCAAGGACACCGGCAAGGCGCTCGGCGAAGCGCTCGGCAACAAGGTTCCGAAGGAGCGCCACTATCTCGACATGCTCGGCGTGCTCTATGCGCTGATGCGCGACCTGCGCACGAAGTCGCGCAACGAGATCGAAGCGCATATCGACAATCCGGAAGAATCCTCGATCTTCCAGGCGGCGCCGACCGTCCTGGCAAATCACGAACTCACGGCCTTCATCTGCGACTATGTCCGCCTGATCATCATCGGCAATGCGCGCAGCCACGAGATCGAAGCGCTGATGGACGAGGAAATCAACACGATCGAGCACGACAAGCTGAAGCCGCACAACGCGCTCAACGGCATGGGCGACGCCATGCCCGCCATCGGTATCGTCGCGGCCGTTCTCGGCATCATTCACACCATGGGCGCGATCAGCGAGCCGCCGGAAGTGCTCGGCGAACTCATCGCCGCCGCTCTCGTGGGCACGTTCGCAGGTATCTTGATCTCCTATTGTATTCTCCAGCCGATCTCCGCGTCGGTAAAGGTTGTGCGCGAGAAGCAGAACCGCCTCTATGTCATCGTCAAGCAGACGCTGCTGGCCTACATGAACGGCTCGGTCCCGCAGGTCGCTCTGGAATATGGTCGCAAGACGATCTCGGCGAAGGAACGTCCGTCCATCGACGCGGTCGAGCAGGAAATGATGAACCCCGGCGGCGGCGGTGACGCGAAGGCAGCATAA
- a CDS encoding flagellar motor switch protein FliM — MSEATEPTPSIAFDPALLARMTGELGDAASLERICGEIAAAYIEFLPDIFHAETGYKIEVRFGSMKTGLKEDLLAGLGETVALCDAALRGWSPEFTMGCGSAFVLTLVEAMLGAPPELIEPPSERLLSKIELDLTEMIFTKVANVLRTAVVTGGNFEPVLDKPYNAGARPKPPEGYRDPNAVLISLIINFGKTESLIHLAVPQRNLLKTKITSAKSAAAGRAKKEWTDQIKEQVQRSQVTVEARINLQAQTLGVISKLQVGDVIPFEDLGDVKVQVNANGKELYFGEFGRSGARYTVRVTDTYSTESDLLEHLMG; from the coding sequence ATGTCGGAAGCGACTGAACCCACACCCTCAATCGCCTTCGATCCGGCGCTTCTCGCGCGGATGACGGGCGAACTCGGCGATGCGGCGAGCCTCGAGCGGATCTGCGGTGAGATCGCGGCAGCCTATATCGAATTCCTGCCCGACATCTTTCATGCAGAGACGGGCTACAAGATCGAGGTCCGCTTCGGATCGATGAAGACGGGCCTGAAGGAAGACCTGCTGGCCGGTCTCGGCGAGACCGTGGCGCTGTGCGATGCGGCCCTGCGGGGATGGAGCCCGGAATTCACCATGGGCTGCGGCAGCGCCTTCGTGTTGACGCTTGTCGAGGCCATGCTTGGCGCGCCGCCGGAACTGATCGAGCCGCCGTCGGAACGCCTGCTTTCGAAGATCGAACTCGACCTGACGGAGATGATCTTCACGAAGGTCGCCAACGTGTTGCGCACGGCCGTCGTGACCGGCGGTAATTTCGAACCCGTGCTCGACAAGCCCTACAACGCCGGTGCACGTCCAAAGCCGCCGGAAGGCTATCGCGATCCCAATGCGGTGCTGATCAGCCTCATCATCAACTTCGGCAAGACGGAATCCCTGATCCATCTGGCGGTTCCGCAGCGCAACCTTCTCAAGACCAAGATCACCAGCGCGAAATCCGCGGCGGCCGGCCGCGCCAAGAAGGAATGGACGGACCAGATCAAGGAGCAGGTCCAGCGCTCGCAGGTGACCGTCGAAGCCCGTATCAACCTCCAGGCGCAGACGCTCGGCGTCATCAGCAAGCTTCAGGTCGGCGATGTCATCCCGTTCGAGGATCTGGGCGACGTCAAGGTTCAGGTGAATGCCAACGGCAAGGAACTCTACTTCGGAGAGTTCGGCCGCAGCGGCGCGCGCTACACCGTCCGTGTCACCGACACCTACTCGACGGAAAGCGACCTTCTCGAACATCTCATGGGGTGA
- a CDS encoding flagellar motor switch protein FliN/FliY yields the protein MAKQTTKTGEEPAEDDILANFSSDAAPDLDGGLDDQIDSLRGVLKSDAEGTLPELGETGGFDFDASAGGGMGDADLSQFGGGFGGGMDTGLGGASQTAGSALHANLDLIMDIPIDVQIVLGNSHMHVATLMNLTEGATIALDRKIGDPVEVVVNGRQIGRGEITVLDEDNTRFGIRMIEVKAIK from the coding sequence ATGGCAAAGCAGACGACGAAAACCGGAGAAGAACCCGCCGAGGATGACATCCTCGCGAATTTCTCGTCTGACGCCGCTCCCGATCTTGACGGGGGCCTGGACGACCAGATCGACAGCCTGCGCGGTGTGCTGAAAAGCGACGCCGAAGGGACGCTACCGGAACTCGGTGAGACCGGCGGGTTCGACTTTGACGCCTCTGCCGGCGGCGGCATGGGTGATGCCGACCTTTCGCAGTTCGGTGGCGGTTTTGGTGGTGGCATGGATACGGGCCTCGGCGGCGCGAGCCAGACGGCCGGCAGCGCGCTTCACGCCAACCTCGATCTTATCATGGATATTCCGATCGACGTGCAGATCGTGCTGGGAAACAGCCACATGCATGTCGCGACGCTGATGAACCTGACCGAGGGTGCAACGATCGCGCTTGACCGCAAGATCGGTGATCCGGTCGAAGTGGTCGTGAACGGCCGGCAGATCGGCCGCGGCGAAATCACGGTTCTTGATGAAGACAATACGCGCTTTGGCATTCGAATGATCGAAGTCAAGGCGATCAAATGA
- a CDS encoding flagellar motor switch protein FliG, with the protein MMDFEDFEEQVSHKPLTPPEKAAAVLLSMGKGVAGKLLKFFTQHELQVIIRAAQNLRTIPPHELIALTNEFEDLFTEGAGLMDNAKAMESILEEGLTPEEVDNLLGRRATFQGIEAASIWDELGETDPIFVANFLEKEHPQTGAYVLSMVPSSFGAKVLMELSEERRADVINRTVNLKQVSPKAAEIIENRVVELMRAMEAEKNATGTVKVAELMNELEKEQVEQLLGALESLSKEAAEKVRPRIFLFEDLLTMPQRSRVTLFNDISADVITMALRGSPMDIREAVLSAIGARQRRMIESDLGSGTTGINPRDIAVARRSIAQEAIRLANNNQIELKEKADSSAAA; encoded by the coding sequence ATGATGGATTTCGAGGATTTTGAGGAACAGGTGTCCCACAAGCCGCTGACGCCGCCGGAAAAGGCGGCTGCCGTTCTTCTGTCGATGGGCAAGGGCGTCGCCGGCAAGCTTCTCAAGTTCTTCACCCAGCATGAGCTGCAGGTCATCATCCGCGCGGCCCAGAATCTCCGCACCATCCCGCCGCACGAACTCATCGCGCTTACCAACGAATTCGAGGATCTGTTCACCGAAGGCGCCGGCCTGATGGACAATGCCAAGGCCATGGAGAGCATTCTCGAAGAAGGCCTTACGCCGGAAGAGGTCGACAACCTGCTCGGTCGCCGCGCCACCTTCCAGGGCATTGAAGCGGCCTCCATCTGGGACGAGCTCGGCGAGACAGATCCGATCTTCGTCGCCAACTTCCTCGAGAAGGAACACCCGCAGACGGGCGCCTATGTCCTGTCGATGGTTCCTTCGAGCTTCGGCGCCAAGGTGCTGATGGAGCTGAGCGAAGAGCGCCGCGCCGACGTCATCAACCGTACCGTGAACCTGAAGCAGGTCAGCCCGAAGGCGGCGGAAATCATCGAGAACCGCGTCGTCGAACTGATGCGCGCCATGGAAGCCGAAAAGAACGCGACCGGCACGGTCAAGGTCGCCGAACTGATGAACGAGCTGGAGAAGGAGCAGGTCGAACAGCTGCTCGGGGCTCTGGAATCGCTCAGCAAGGAAGCCGCCGAGAAGGTCCGCCCGCGCATCTTCCTCTTCGAAGACCTGCTCACCATGCCGCAGCGCAGTCGCGTCACGCTGTTCAACGACATCTCGGCCGACGTCATCACCATGGCGCTGCGCGGCTCGCCGATGGATATCCGCGAGGCCGTCCTGTCAGCCATCGGCGCACGTCAGCGCCGCATGATCGAGTCGGACCTCGGCTCTGGAACAACGGGCATCAATCCGCGCGATATCGCCGTGGCTCGCCGCTCGATCGCGCAGGAAGCCATTCGACTTGCGAACAACAACCAGATAGAATTGAAGGAAAAGGCCGATTCATCGGCTGCGGCTTGA
- a CDS encoding flagellar biosynthetic protein FlhB — MADDDDKESKTEDPTEKRKQDALEEGNIPFSREMTAFASTVAIYVFIVFFAADGSLRVAGSLKDIFEQADQWRLDARTDVISLFYRLAWNAGSVVVPALVLIMGFGVASSVLQNMPSPVLDRIAPKLSRISLAAGIGRLFSLHTLVEFGKSLIKVILVSIVVIFALKSEFFDSLTLMFSDPSVLFRRMMDDMRTILIVMLFATALIGLGDFFWTRREWFENLKMTKQEIKEEFKQAQGDPVMKAKQRSFARTLLRRRMMANVPRATLVVANPTHFAVALRYVREENEAPIVVAKGQDIIALRIRELAEQNNIPVFEDPPLARSMFAQVSVDSVIPPVFYKAVAELIHRVYSKQNKSRQNKRG, encoded by the coding sequence ATGGCGGATGACGACGACAAGGAGAGCAAGACAGAAGACCCGACAGAGAAGCGAAAACAGGACGCGCTTGAAGAAGGCAATATCCCGTTTTCGCGAGAAATGACGGCCTTTGCCTCGACTGTCGCCATCTATGTCTTCATTGTCTTCTTTGCTGCGGACGGTTCGCTGCGCGTTGCCGGGAGCCTGAAGGATATTTTCGAGCAGGCCGATCAGTGGCGGCTCGATGCCCGTACCGACGTCATCTCGCTGTTTTACCGGCTGGCCTGGAACGCCGGGAGCGTCGTTGTCCCGGCCCTGGTGCTCATCATGGGCTTCGGCGTGGCCTCATCCGTCCTTCAGAACATGCCGAGCCCGGTTCTGGACCGCATTGCGCCGAAGCTCTCCCGGATATCTCTTGCGGCCGGGATCGGCCGTTTGTTCAGCCTGCATACGCTGGTCGAATTCGGGAAATCGCTCATCAAGGTGATCCTGGTCTCGATCGTTGTCATTTTCGCGCTGAAAAGCGAGTTCTTCGATTCCCTCACGCTGATGTTCTCCGACCCGTCCGTGCTGTTCAGGCGGATGATGGACGACATGCGCACCATCCTGATCGTCATGCTCTTCGCCACCGCACTGATCGGGCTGGGCGACTTCTTCTGGACCCGACGCGAGTGGTTCGAAAACCTGAAAATGACGAAGCAGGAGATCAAGGAGGAGTTCAAGCAGGCTCAGGGCGACCCGGTCATGAAAGCCAAGCAGCGCTCCTTCGCGCGCACATTGCTGCGTCGGCGCATGATGGCGAACGTGCCGCGCGCCACGCTGGTCGTCGCCAATCCGACGCACTTTGCCGTCGCCCTGCGTTATGTTCGGGAGGAAAACGAGGCGCCCATCGTCGTGGCAAAGGGGCAGGACATCATCGCGCTGCGCATCCGCGAACTGGCAGAGCAGAACAACATTCCCGTTTTTGAAGATCCGCCTCTGGCACGCTCAATGTTTGCGCAAGTCTCGGTGGATAGTGTCATCCCACCGGTGTTTTACAAGGCCGTCGCCGAGCTTATTCACCGCGTCTACTCGAAGCAGAACAAGTCCAGACAAAATAAGCGTGGCTAA
- a CDS encoding regulatory protein, luxR family produces the protein MAQLHERYEPDTLGAPKVRGRKGADLLQQMTALQRQLNARNFAVLRVSGSGLSSKRSIKILADNFPTGACGAQEVLDLYGDAMVEHIDVSILPLLWNGRDESSTSETVDFDTFVTRLRGRTLPFAGIAFPVRLGSTGNGFAVFTSAYLDLTSETILDTHLQVTGALARQLQYEERRGQPAEMLTEREIACLQMAGDGRTSEEIAEKLGLSVHTVNAYLGTATTKLDSVNRIQAIAKAIRLGYIN, from the coding sequence ATGGCGCAACTACATGAACGGTACGAGCCGGACACGTTGGGGGCGCCGAAGGTTCGCGGCCGCAAGGGCGCCGACCTTCTGCAGCAGATGACGGCCCTCCAGCGACAGTTGAATGCCCGCAATTTCGCTGTCTTGCGGGTGTCCGGTTCAGGCCTGTCCTCCAAGCGTTCGATAAAGATTCTGGCGGACAATTTTCCAACGGGTGCCTGCGGCGCACAGGAGGTGCTTGACCTGTACGGCGACGCGATGGTTGAACACATCGACGTCTCGATCCTGCCCCTGCTATGGAACGGCCGCGATGAGAGTTCGACGAGCGAGACCGTGGATTTCGACACGTTCGTAACGCGCCTGCGCGGTCGCACGCTGCCTTTTGCAGGCATTGCGTTTCCGGTGCGATTGGGCTCCACCGGCAACGGATTTGCCGTTTTCACCTCCGCCTATCTGGACCTGACGAGCGAAACGATCCTCGACACCCATTTGCAGGTGACGGGAGCGCTGGCACGCCAGTTGCAGTACGAGGAGCGGCGTGGGCAGCCGGCCGAAATGCTGACGGAGCGCGAAATTGCCTGCCTTCAAATGGCCGGTGACGGGCGTACGAGCGAAGAAATCGCTGAAAAGCTCGGGCTGTCGGTTCACACCGTGAACGCCTATCTCGGCACGGCCACGACCAAGCTGGATTCCGTCAACCGGATTCAGGCGATCGCCAAGGCGATCCGTCTCGGCTACATCAATTAG
- a CDS encoding DNA-binding transcriptional regulator, CsgD family, producing the protein MMSREFLVTRLSRAADDLRLSTPFGILTDYCGAYAYLVARYDMVSDQRLDNVLASNWPFDLVRQIDDELHASYHRSNEFEKCLSALQPAFAFFPDDAVLPEGVSRQYCSMLFNAGRSRYILLFLMPDNTAHSSQRVMEAGLLAGYILSMRTSRKVQMDRDMDLTDRELECIYWIAEGKTSDEIAMILGISKNTINNYITSVMRKTATKNRSEAIAYAVRNNLV; encoded by the coding sequence ATGATGAGCCGGGAGTTCCTCGTAACGCGCCTTTCCAGAGCGGCAGACGATCTGAGGCTTTCCACACCGTTTGGCATCCTGACCGATTATTGCGGCGCCTATGCCTATCTCGTTGCACGCTACGACATGGTCAGCGACCAGCGTCTGGACAACGTGCTTGCCTCCAACTGGCCGTTTGATCTGGTGCGCCAGATCGATGATGAGTTGCATGCGAGCTATCACCGTTCCAACGAGTTCGAAAAATGCCTGTCCGCGCTGCAACCTGCCTTTGCGTTCTTTCCCGACGATGCCGTGCTTCCTGAGGGCGTGAGCCGCCAATATTGCTCGATGCTGTTCAATGCCGGACGCTCGCGCTACATTCTGTTGTTCCTGATGCCGGACAACACGGCTCATTCCAGCCAGCGGGTGATGGAGGCCGGTCTGCTGGCGGGCTACATTTTGAGCATGAGGACTTCGCGCAAGGTCCAGATGGATCGCGACATGGATTTGACCGACCGCGAGCTGGAATGCATCTACTGGATTGCCGAGGGCAAAACGAGTGACGAGATCGCCATGATTTTGGGCATCTCCAAGAATACCATCAACAACTACATCACGAGTGTCATGCGCAAGACGGCGACGAAGAACCGCTCGGAGGCAATTGCCTATGCGGTGCGAAACAATCTTGTCTAG
- a CDS encoding flagellar M-ring protein FliF has translation MNLLNQLMAIGKNLAGLGTGRLAALAGVGVLTVALILGATYYLNKPSMETLYVGLDASDVSQISLALAGAGIPFEQGTDGTSIKVKVGQTGQARLMLAEQGLPNSANSGYELFDKVGSLGLTSFMQQITKVRALEGEIARTIQQIQGVSAARVHIVLADQGSFREGTQKPTASVMIRAGAQAGRKAAMAIRHLVASSVPGLSPDDVTILDSSGQLLASGDDYSNSAANRSLNTELQVQQEIQNNIDKALSPFLGIDNFRASVVAKLNTDSQQTQETTFDPDSKVERSVRTTSENQKSQQTENNGATTVQQNIPQGPAAGANKGGPSQNDEQAKKEETTNYEINSKTVATVRNSYSVEKLSIAVVVNKARVAKLVGEPVDQAKIDTYVAEMQKVVAAAAGIDPKRGDEINVTVMDFLENELIADGAASGPGIMEILSRNLAGIINSLAFIVVAFLIVWLGFRPLAKSMGTGLVVAGAAGAPGGAIEGQADSLGLELPDFAPSGVDGPGATLMEGFGSDFGFDSTEDLLTAGDDDEGGFNRRVKEGPERRLARMVEISEERAAKILRKWAVDRAA, from the coding sequence ATGAATCTGTTGAATCAGCTTATGGCGATCGGCAAGAACCTGGCGGGCCTGGGGACAGGCCGCCTTGCAGCCCTCGCCGGTGTCGGCGTTCTGACTGTCGCACTCATCCTCGGCGCCACCTACTATCTCAACAAGCCGTCGATGGAGACGCTGTACGTCGGTCTCGATGCGAGCGACGTAAGCCAGATCAGTCTCGCGCTTGCTGGGGCAGGAATCCCCTTCGAGCAGGGCACGGACGGTACCAGCATCAAGGTCAAGGTGGGCCAGACGGGCCAGGCGCGCCTCATGCTCGCCGAGCAGGGACTGCCCAACAGCGCCAATTCCGGCTACGAGCTTTTCGACAAGGTCGGCTCACTGGGCCTGACCTCGTTCATGCAGCAGATCACCAAGGTCCGCGCGCTGGAAGGCGAAATCGCCCGCACCATCCAGCAGATTCAGGGCGTTTCGGCTGCACGCGTTCACATCGTTCTCGCCGATCAGGGCTCCTTCCGCGAAGGCACGCAGAAGCCGACTGCTTCCGTCATGATCCGCGCAGGCGCGCAGGCAGGACGCAAGGCCGCCATGGCCATCCGCCATCTCGTCGCGTCCTCCGTGCCGGGCCTCAGCCCCGACGACGTCACAATCCTCGATTCCTCCGGCCAGTTGTTGGCCTCGGGCGACGACTATTCGAACAGCGCAGCCAATCGCTCCCTGAACACCGAGTTGCAGGTCCAGCAGGAAATTCAGAACAATATCGACAAGGCCTTGTCGCCCTTCCTGGGCATCGACAATTTCCGCGCCAGTGTCGTTGCTAAGCTGAATACCGACTCACAGCAGACGCAGGAAACCACGTTCGATCCGGATTCGAAGGTTGAGCGCTCCGTTCGCACGACCAGTGAGAACCAGAAATCGCAGCAGACCGAAAACAACGGTGCCACGACCGTCCAGCAGAACATCCCGCAAGGACCCGCCGCTGGCGCCAACAAGGGCGGCCCGTCGCAGAATGACGAGCAGGCGAAGAAGGAAGAGACCACCAACTACGAGATCAATAGCAAGACCGTGGCCACGGTCCGGAACAGCTATTCGGTGGAAAAGCTTTCGATTGCTGTCGTGGTCAACAAGGCCCGCGTCGCGAAGCTGGTTGGTGAACCCGTGGATCAGGCCAAGATCGACACCTACGTTGCCGAGATGCAGAAGGTCGTCGCAGCCGCTGCCGGTATCGATCCCAAGCGGGGCGACGAGATCAACGTGACGGTCATGGACTTCCTCGAGAACGAGCTGATCGCCGATGGTGCGGCGTCCGGCCCGGGCATCATGGAAATCCTGTCGCGCAATCTCGCCGGCATCATCAATTCGCTCGCCTTCATTGTCGTGGCATTCCTGATCGTCTGGCTCGGCTTCCGTCCGCTCGCCAAGTCGATGGGCACCGGCCTCGTCGTGGCAGGCGCCGCCGGTGCGCCTGGTGGGGCGATCGAAGGCCAGGCGGACTCGCTCGGTCTCGAACTGCCGGATTTCGCACCGTCCGGGGTCGACGGACCCGGCGCCACGCTCATGGAGGGCTTCGGCTCCGACTTCGGCTTCGACAGCACGGAAGACCTACTCACTGCAGGAGACGACGACGAGGGTGGCTTCAATCGCCGCGTGAAGGAAGGCCCGGAACGGCGCCTGGCCCGTATGGTCGAGATCAGCGAAGAGCGGGCGGCCAAGATTCTCAGAAAGTGGGCGGTAGACAGGGCGGCGTAA
- a CDS encoding chemotaxis protein CheD: MNLELPPRRINIIQGEYKVSNDPNVVITTILGSCVAACIRDPAAGVGGMNHFLLPGSTEALAAGGDATRYGVHLMELLINGLLKQGARKDRMEAKIFGGAKTIASFSNVGAQNAEFAARFLRDEGISIVGSSTGGEHGRKLEFWPVSGRARQHALTGVETQRTVALETRPVAPAPKPAADTSVEFF; encoded by the coding sequence ATGAATCTCGAACTCCCGCCGCGACGGATCAACATCATCCAGGGGGAATACAAGGTCTCCAACGACCCGAATGTCGTCATCACGACGATCCTCGGTTCCTGCGTTGCGGCCTGTATTCGCGATCCTGCCGCGGGCGTCGGGGGTATGAATCATTTTCTTCTTCCGGGCAGCACGGAAGCGCTCGCCGCGGGCGGAGACGCCACGCGCTACGGCGTGCACCTCATGGAGCTTCTCATCAACGGGCTGTTGAAGCAGGGCGCACGCAAGGATCGTATGGAAGCCAAGATTTTCGGCGGGGCCAAGACCATCGCCAGCTTCTCCAACGTGGGGGCGCAGAACGCCGAATTCGCGGCGCGCTTCCTCAGGGATGAAGGCATCAGCATCGTCGGTTCGTCAACGGGTGGCGAACATGGACGCAAGCTGGAGTTCTGGCCGGTGTCCGGTCGCGCACGCCAGCACGCGCTGACGGGGGTCGAAACGCAACGTACGGTGGCGCTCGAAACGCGTCCTGTCGCGCCCGCGCCGAAGCCTGCAGCCGATACATCGGTCGAATTCTTCTAA